A segment of the Bacillus sp. es.034 genome:
AAATTTGATTTAAGGAACCAACACCCAGTTCGCAGCATAGAATATCACCAATACATCAAATATATTTGATTTAAGACTTGACACATGAAAATAATGGATATAAGATGATTACATCAAGAAAAATTGATGAGAAACGAGGGCTGAGTGATGACAAACGACATTCCATTACAAGACGTATCGGGCACAAATATTTTTGAAACCTACGAACAGAAGTTCAAAGCCATTGCCGATCAGAAAAGGCTTCAGATCATGAACATTTTGACGATGAAAGGCGAAATGTGTGTATGTGACCTGGCCCCAATTATGGATATGAAGCAGTCTAAATTATCGTACCATTTGAAGATACTCTTAGACGCGAACATTGTGAAGAAAGAAACAAAGGGAACTTGGAGCTATTACAGCTTGAACCAAGAAGAGATCAACCACCTGCT
Coding sequences within it:
- a CDS encoding metalloregulator ArsR/SmtB family transcription factor, which codes for MTNDIPLQDVSGTNIFETYEQKFKAIADQKRLQIMNILTMKGEMCVCDLAPIMDMKQSKLSYHLKILLDANIVKKETKGTWSYYSLNQEEINHLLSAELCCLFRPSC